The following are encoded in a window of Onthophagus taurus isolate NC chromosome 3, IU_Otau_3.0, whole genome shotgun sequence genomic DNA:
- the LOC111416081 gene encoding major facilitator superfamily domain-containing protein 6 isoform X1 — translation MDENYQYPMQGASKGARPLVDPEAEGEVDPSIYPEPKEATHKIRGKSDILEMLFGSVDQELLIVKSFYFCFYSAFGSLFPLMGVYFKQMGMNASQCGFLIGSRPFVEFLSAPFWGSIADRYRKGKILLLLSLGAWIIFTVPLGSIQPPATSCMEIKNHTATLKTPEVTRGINKRFIKENGGFENGMGHIRVSRSTKLVINAGQSPINVDYASNYKPKDHHSWVQPIISSIVYRTQDIEKAFFLLLLLVIIGEFFSAPAITLADSAVITILGEDADRYGHQRMFGSLGWGLAMFFVGIALDHSTAFPNHPCGPQQKEKNYTICFATFSVLMGAALITATQISFKYDELPDEEQQKGENEKQPPPMTYEDQMQAQLAEQLNLPSLANTRAVNQPIPDQNQPQSEAKSKIFAQTIREMPEWMTVLTQFKNLKCASFLFVAWFMGFGIGLIFTFLFWHLQDYGGSPTLFGVASVINHISEIFAYFFSFRLIRQMGHVKVLCLGLVGNTLRFLYISWLTNPWWVLPFEFMQGITHAAVWAACCSYIAHNTPQQLRSSAQGVLQGIHHGLGRGCGAVIGGLFVNSFGSTATFRGYGLICLVVLAAFVFINFYRVDQGTFVSDLPQTEDPRQVAEETSHLAPHGVPSNPIPRALSSTKLHELANQGDGYGATYQTGVGGTLDIPGGNPNPFMHQNNGGGTKYSGFQMNKGNRCSFPTAVTQIEIQQPILVASTSYDW, via the exons ATGGATGAAAATTATCAGTACCCCATGCAAGGGGCGTCTAAAGGGGCCCGACCTCTGGTCGACCCCGAAGCGGAAGGCGAAGTAGATCCGTCTAt ttatCCCGAACCAAAAGAAGCAACTCATAAAATCCGTGGTAAATCCGATATACTTGAGATGCTTTTCGGCTCAGTCGATCAAGAACTTTTAATCGTcaaaagtttctatttttgtttctattcCGCTTTTGGTTCTTTATTCCCCCTCATGGGCGTTTATTTTAAACAGATGGGGATGAATGCGAGTCAATGTGGCTTTTTGATCGGTTCAAGACCGTTCGTCGAATTTTTATCAGCCCCATTCTGGGGTAGCATAGCCGATCGATATCGAAAGGGAAAAATCCTTCTTCTTTTATCCCTCGGGGCTTGGATCATCTTCACCGTTCCTTTAGGTTCAATCCAACCACCAGCAACCAGTtgtatggaaattaagaatcATACAGCGACGTTAAAAACACCGGAAGTTACTAGAGgaattaataaacgatttataaagGAAAATGGTGGTTTTGAGAATGGAATGGGTCATATTAGAGTTTCTAGGTCGACTAAATTGGTGATAAATGCCGGACAATCGCCGATAAACGTTGATTATGCATCGAATTATAAACCAAAAGATCATCACAGTTGGGTTCAACCGATTATTAGCTCAATCGTTTATCGTACTCAAGATATTGAGAAAgcttttttcttgttattgttattagtGATTATTGGAGAATTCTTTAGCGCCCCTGCAATCACTTTGGCTGATTCTGCCGTTATAACAATTTTGGGTGAGGATGCTGATAGATATGGTCATCAACGAATGTTTGGATCGTTAG GTTGGGGATTAGCAATGTTTTTCGTTGGGATCGCTTTAGATCACTCAACAGCTTTTCCGAACCATCCGTGTGGACCACaacagaaagaaaaaaattacacgaTATGTTTCGCGACTTTTTCGGTATTAATGGGGGCCGCCTTAATAACGGCCACGCAAATCAGTTTTAAATACGATGAATTACCGGATGAGGAGCAACAAAAAGGTGAAAATGAGAAACAACCACCACCGATGACGTACGAAGACCAGATGCAAGCCCAATTAGCCgaacaattaaatttaccatCTTTGGCTAATACCAGGGCGGTGAATCAACCAATCCCCGATCAAAATCAACCTCAATCTGAGGCTAAATCGAAGATTTTTGCCCAAACAATCAGGGAAATGCCTGAATGGATGACAGTTTTgactcaatttaaaaatttaaagtgtGCATCGTTTTTGTTTGTGGCTTGGTTTATGGGATTTGGAATTGGGTTAATTTTTACGTTTCTGTTTTGGCATCTTCAGGATTATGGTGGTTCCCCTACGTTGTTTGGGGTCGCTTCCGTTATTAATCATATTTCGGAAATTTTCGCTTATTTCTTTAGCTTCAGATTGATTCGACAAATGGGACACGTTAAGGTGCTTTGTTTAGGATTGGTTGGTAACACTTTGAGGTTTTTGTATATTTCTTGGTTGACGAATCCATGGTGGGTACTTCCCTTTGAGTTTATGCAg GGTATCACCCACGCCGCTGTTTGGGCAGCTTGTTGCTCTTATATTGCTCATAACACCCCTCAACAACTTCGCTCATCAGCTCAAGGTGTTCTTCAAGGAATCCATCACGGTTTAGGTCGAGGTTGTGGTGCTGTAATCGGTGGACTATTCGTAAATTCGTTCGGATCAACAGCTACTTTTCGCGGTTATGGTCTAATTTGTCTCGTCGTTTTGGCAGcgtttgtatttattaatttttatcgcGTCGATCAGGGCACCTTTGTTTCTGATTTACCACAAACGGAAGATCCGCGGCAAGTTGCGGAAGAAACGTCGCATTTAGCACCCCATGGAGTACCTAGTAACCCGATTCCGAGGGCTTTATCCAGCACGAAATTACATGAATTAGCGAATCAAGGGGATGGGTATGGGGCTACGTATCAAACGGGAGTTGGCGGCACTTTAGATATTCCCGGTGGTAACCCAAATCCGTTTATGCATCAAAATAATGGGGGTGGAACAAAATATTCAGGATTTCAG ATGAATAAAGGAAACAGATGCAGTTTTCCAACAGCTGTGACACAAATAGAAATACAACAACCAATATTGGTGGCTTCTACTTCATATGATTGGTAA
- the LOC111416081 gene encoding major facilitator superfamily domain-containing protein 6 isoform X2 — protein sequence MDENYQYPMQGASKGARPLVDPEAEGEVDPSIYPEPKEATHKIRGKSDILEMLFGSVDQELLIVKSFYFCFYSAFGSLFPLMGVYFKQMGMNASQCGFLIGSRPFVEFLSAPFWGSIADRYRKGKILLLLSLGAWIIFTVPLGSIQPPATSCMEIKNHTATLKTPEVTRGINKRFIKENGGFENGMGHIRVSRSTKLVINAGQSPINVDYASNYKPKDHHSWVQPIISSIVYRTQDIEKAFFLLLLLVIIGEFFSAPAITLADSAVITILGEDADRYGHQRMFGSLGWGLAMFFVGIALDHSTAFPNHPCGPQQKEKNYTICFATFSVLMGAALITATQISFKYDELPDEEQQKGENEKQPPPMTYEDQMQAQLAEQLNLPSLANTRAVNQPIPDQNQPQSEAKSKIFAQTIREMPEWMTVLTQFKNLKCASFLFVAWFMGFGIGLIFTFLFWHLQDYGGSPTLFGVASVINHISEIFAYFFSFRLIRQMGHVKVLCLGLVGNTLRFLYISWLTNPWWVLPFEFMQGITHAAVWAACCSYIAHNTPQQLRSSAQGVLQGIHHGLGRGCGAVIGGLFVNSFGSTATFRGYGLICLVVLAAFVFINFYRVDQGTFVSDLPQTEDPRQVAEETSHLAPHGVPSNPIPRALSSTKLHELANQGDGYGATYQTGVGGTLDIPGGNPNPFMHQNNGGGTKYSGFQVRNE from the exons ATGGATGAAAATTATCAGTACCCCATGCAAGGGGCGTCTAAAGGGGCCCGACCTCTGGTCGACCCCGAAGCGGAAGGCGAAGTAGATCCGTCTAt ttatCCCGAACCAAAAGAAGCAACTCATAAAATCCGTGGTAAATCCGATATACTTGAGATGCTTTTCGGCTCAGTCGATCAAGAACTTTTAATCGTcaaaagtttctatttttgtttctattcCGCTTTTGGTTCTTTATTCCCCCTCATGGGCGTTTATTTTAAACAGATGGGGATGAATGCGAGTCAATGTGGCTTTTTGATCGGTTCAAGACCGTTCGTCGAATTTTTATCAGCCCCATTCTGGGGTAGCATAGCCGATCGATATCGAAAGGGAAAAATCCTTCTTCTTTTATCCCTCGGGGCTTGGATCATCTTCACCGTTCCTTTAGGTTCAATCCAACCACCAGCAACCAGTtgtatggaaattaagaatcATACAGCGACGTTAAAAACACCGGAAGTTACTAGAGgaattaataaacgatttataaagGAAAATGGTGGTTTTGAGAATGGAATGGGTCATATTAGAGTTTCTAGGTCGACTAAATTGGTGATAAATGCCGGACAATCGCCGATAAACGTTGATTATGCATCGAATTATAAACCAAAAGATCATCACAGTTGGGTTCAACCGATTATTAGCTCAATCGTTTATCGTACTCAAGATATTGAGAAAgcttttttcttgttattgttattagtGATTATTGGAGAATTCTTTAGCGCCCCTGCAATCACTTTGGCTGATTCTGCCGTTATAACAATTTTGGGTGAGGATGCTGATAGATATGGTCATCAACGAATGTTTGGATCGTTAG GTTGGGGATTAGCAATGTTTTTCGTTGGGATCGCTTTAGATCACTCAACAGCTTTTCCGAACCATCCGTGTGGACCACaacagaaagaaaaaaattacacgaTATGTTTCGCGACTTTTTCGGTATTAATGGGGGCCGCCTTAATAACGGCCACGCAAATCAGTTTTAAATACGATGAATTACCGGATGAGGAGCAACAAAAAGGTGAAAATGAGAAACAACCACCACCGATGACGTACGAAGACCAGATGCAAGCCCAATTAGCCgaacaattaaatttaccatCTTTGGCTAATACCAGGGCGGTGAATCAACCAATCCCCGATCAAAATCAACCTCAATCTGAGGCTAAATCGAAGATTTTTGCCCAAACAATCAGGGAAATGCCTGAATGGATGACAGTTTTgactcaatttaaaaatttaaagtgtGCATCGTTTTTGTTTGTGGCTTGGTTTATGGGATTTGGAATTGGGTTAATTTTTACGTTTCTGTTTTGGCATCTTCAGGATTATGGTGGTTCCCCTACGTTGTTTGGGGTCGCTTCCGTTATTAATCATATTTCGGAAATTTTCGCTTATTTCTTTAGCTTCAGATTGATTCGACAAATGGGACACGTTAAGGTGCTTTGTTTAGGATTGGTTGGTAACACTTTGAGGTTTTTGTATATTTCTTGGTTGACGAATCCATGGTGGGTACTTCCCTTTGAGTTTATGCAg GGTATCACCCACGCCGCTGTTTGGGCAGCTTGTTGCTCTTATATTGCTCATAACACCCCTCAACAACTTCGCTCATCAGCTCAAGGTGTTCTTCAAGGAATCCATCACGGTTTAGGTCGAGGTTGTGGTGCTGTAATCGGTGGACTATTCGTAAATTCGTTCGGATCAACAGCTACTTTTCGCGGTTATGGTCTAATTTGTCTCGTCGTTTTGGCAGcgtttgtatttattaatttttatcgcGTCGATCAGGGCACCTTTGTTTCTGATTTACCACAAACGGAAGATCCGCGGCAAGTTGCGGAAGAAACGTCGCATTTAGCACCCCATGGAGTACCTAGTAACCCGATTCCGAGGGCTTTATCCAGCACGAAATTACATGAATTAGCGAATCAAGGGGATGGGTATGGGGCTACGTATCAAACGGGAGTTGGCGGCACTTTAGATATTCCCGGTGGTAACCCAAATCCGTTTATGCATCAAAATAATGGGGGTGGAACAAAATATTCAGGATTTCAGGTAAGAA ATGAATAA
- the LOC111416080 gene encoding metabotropic glutamate receptor 5-like — protein sequence MEIHFYVVIFIIFLLIIINEGNDDQQISAFLNGDFIIGALLPIHHQPSLINKISGHIIKCGSIRENYGIQRVETAFQTIDKINSDPNLLPNITLGIEIRDECWYAPVALQQSIELIRDAVKPHPGTSTNVCYINQTEMKSKFTEQRGPLIGVIGPGSSSVALQVQNLLQLFHIPQVGYSATSKDLSDKSRFNYFLRVVPSDFYQAQVILDIVRNYGWTYVSAVNTNENYGQSGIQAFRELAEQTEVCIAREFSVLSNDKEEIFEKAIKTLDQDKQAVVVVCFCEGFTVRGLLEATKRLNMTNRFLFIGSDGWADRSDVTEGNEEIAWGSISIRIHSPIVKDFKNYYLKLNPHKNLRNPWFKEMWEDFFHCSLNKQIGNDKLKEKCTGKERFPKNHRQDAKLSFVVKAIYSLAHGLHNMQKDLCQGALGVCPKLQSFNGSLFKSYLMNVSFEYENDTVQFDENGDPPGKYVILNYQRKMNDTYDYVEIGNWHNGTLMWHKEIQFGNRTEVSSVCSMPCKVGHYKNVQQSGKEKKCCWACSRCGNDEVVHPYDNTRCEKCLNGSAPNTNQTDCIKLPIVYTKWSDAEAIIAMTFSIIGLITTISSFVVFLKHNDTPVVKSSTRELSYIILIGMGLAYASVYSILAKPSMISCALERTLPGLSFAMIYAALLTKTNRIARILAGSKKKFPSSRKRMFMSTTSQVVITCILIGIEIVVSTWMLFYELPDSQFSYEKTKTVLECNTSPKGVLVPLIYDFLLIFFCTLYALKTRNVPENFNEAKFIGFAMYTTCVIWVAFVPIYFGSNSKVITFSMCVTLSAMVTWAFLFVPKLYIIILRPERNNRSFFTTSKTIRCHIGSRVASALSEKSSISNSWRDEHSTTTFKENSNDEGPDKRTLSCQTEVELLQVLLNPKMLLESYGNRTQRLTPRITERNCCQTENCELKNITITLPDQAL from the exons ATGGAAATCCATTTCTACGTCGTCATCTTCATAATCTTCCTTTTAATCATCATCAACGAAGGAAACGACGACCAACAAATCTCAGCCTTTTTAAACGGCGATTTCATCATCGGAGCGTTACTTCCAATTCATCATCAGCCgtcgttaataaataaaatttcggGTCACATTATAAAATGCGGTTCAATTCGCGAGAACTACGGAATACAACGTGTTGAAACTGCGTTTCAAACGATCGATAAGATCAATTCCGATCCAAATTTACTTCCAAATATTACGTTGGGTATTGAAATTCGCGATGAGTGTTGGTACGCCCCCGTAGCTCTTCAACAATCAATCGAATTGATAAGGGACGCTGTAAAACCGCATCCCGGAACAAGTACTAATGTTTGCTATATTAATCAGACGGAAATGAAATCGAAATTTACCGAACAAAGGGGGCCGCTAATTGGCGTTATCGGACCCGGATCGAGTTCTGTTGCGCTACAAGTAcagaatttattacaattatttcaTATACCACAAGTTGGGTATTCAGCGACATCAAAAGATTTATCCGATAAAAGtcgatttaattattttttgagggTCGTCCCAAGCGATTTTTATCAAGCTCAAGTCATTTTGGATATCGTAAGAAATTATGGATGGACTTATGTTTCAGCCGTTAACACTAATG AAAATTACGGCCAATCCGGAATTCAAGCGTTCCGGGAACTCGCCGAACAAACGGAAGTTTGCATCGCCCGAGAATTTTCCGTTCTTAGTAACGACAAAGAAGAAATCTTCGAAAAAGCCATCAAAACATTAGATCAAGATAAACAGGCGGTGGTCGTGGTGTGTTTTTGCGAAGGTTTTACCGTTCGAGGACTTTTAGAAGCAACGAAACGATTGAATATGACAAACCGTTTCTTGTTTATAGGAAG tgatGGTTGGGCCGATAGAAGTGATGTAACAGaaggaaatgaagaaatcgCTTGGGGTAGTATTTCAATTCGAATTCATTCTCCaattgtaaaagattttaaaaattattatttaaaattaaatcctcACAAAAATCTAAGAAATCCATGGTTTAAAGAAATGTGGGAGGATTTTTTCCATTGTTcgttaaataaacaaattggaaatgatAAACTCAAAGAAAAATGTACCG gtAAAGAACGTTTCCCAAAAAACCATCGTCAAGATGCGAAATTAAGCTTTGTTGTTAAAGCAATTTATAGTTTAGCTCACGGACTTCATAACATGCAAAAAGATCTTTGCCAGGGCGCTTTAGGCGTTTGCCCCAAACTTCAATCGTTCAACGGATCATTATTTAAA agttaTTTAATGAACGTTTCATTCGAATACGAAAACGACACGGTTCAATTCGACGAGAACGGAGATCCGCCAGGAAAATACGTTATATTAAACTACCAAAGAAAAATGAACGACACTTATGACTACGTAGAAATTGGAAACTGGCATAATGGGACGTTAATGTGGCACAAAGAGATCCAATTTGGAAATAGAACTGAAGTTAGTTCAGTTTGTTCGATGCCGTGCAAAGTTGGACATTATAAa aatgtGCAACAATCGGGAAAAGAAAAGAAGTGTTGTTGGGCATGCAGCCGATGTGGAAACGATGAAGTTGTTCATCCGTATGATAACACCCGTtgtgaaaaatgtttaaacggATCTGCGCCAAATACTAATCAAAcag attgtaTAAAACTTCCGATTGTTTACACAAAATGGAGCGATGCCGAAGCAATTATCGCAATGACTTTTTCAATAATCGgtttaataacaacaatttcttcttttgtggtttttttaaaacacaacGATACCCCGGTTGTTAAATCTTCAACGCGAGAACTttcttatataattttaatcggGATGGGTTTAGCGTACGCTTCGGTTTATTCGATTTTGGCGAAACCCTCGATGATTTCTTGTGCTTTAGAAAGAACGTTGCCTGGATTAAGTTTCGCTATGATTTATGCCGCCTTATTAACGAAAACTAATCGAATCGCACGGATCTTAGCGGGatcgaaaaagaaatttcccTCTTCTCGTAAACGGATGTTTATGTCGACGACATCTCAAGTTGTTATCACTTGTATTTTGATCGGAATTGAGATTGTTGTATCAACTTGGATGTTGTTTTATGAATTACCCGATAGTCAATTTAGTTACGAGAAGACTAAAACGGTTTTGGAATGTAATACGAGTCCGAAAGGGGTATTGGTGCCgttaatttatgattttttattaattttcttttgtacttTGTATGctttaaaaacaagaaatgttCCGGAAAACTTTAATGAAGCGAAATTTATTGGTTTCGCAATGTACACAACGTGTGTTATTTGGGTTGCGTTCGTTCCGATTTACTTTGGGAGTAATTCAAAAGTTATTACTTTTTCAATGTGTGTAACTTTAAGCGCGATGGTTACTTGGGCTTTTTTATTCGTCCCAAAACTTTATATAATCATTTTGCGACCGGAACGAAATAATCGCTCGTTTTTTACAACTAGTAAAACGATTCGATGTCATATTGGTTCGAGGGTTGCTTCTGCTTTATCCGAGAAAAGTTCTATTAGTAATAGTTGGAGGGATGAGCATTCAACGACgacttttaaagaaaattctaATGATGAAGGACCAGATAAAAGAACGTTATCGTGCCAAACCGAAGTTGAGTTATTACAGGTACTTCTAAATCCTAAAATGTTGTTGGAAAGTTATGGAAATAGGACGCAGAGGTTAACGCCGAGAATTACGGAAAGGAATTGTTGCCAAACTGAAAATTGCGAGTTGAAGAATATTACTATCACACTTCCAGATCAAgcactttaa